The Brassica rapa cultivar Chiifu-401-42 chromosome A10, CAAS_Brap_v3.01, whole genome shotgun sequence genome segment AGTTCTTGCTGCTCGTTCTCACACTTGGCTACCGTATGCAAACCAAGTTCCCTGAACATCCACAATAACTAATGAGTTCGATGATTGTGACTGTTTGAGCCTAACAATTTTGCAGGGACAAGGACTTAGTCGATCGCAAtctttcacattaaattttggTTATCACATCCTAGCTCCGAAACAGTTCTAACGTCCCAAAAGTATCCAATTACAATACCTAAGTGGTATCAAATGGTTTCACCATTTGTGCACTAGTTCTTATCGAAACTGATGATATGTTTGAAGAAAGCCAACAATCAAGAATCACAAAGTTACCAGTAGCTCAGGGAAGGTTTTATTGAGTTTTGAGTTACCTAAAGCTCTGTGCTACTCGTGAAGCATTGTTATCAGCAATGTCAATGACCAAATTCGCATAACCAAGTCTCAAGTTGTCAGGGAGTTCCTTCACTTGCCCATAGTCTAGCAGTGCAACCTGATCACGGGAAACAATATTTACAACTCATGTAATAGAGAGACAGGAAAGCTCTGTCAATAGACACACGAAGCAGATCAAGGAACTACAAGCCAGATATGACTTGCCTCTGGACCATTACAAATCAAGATGTTTCCAGGATGTGGATCGGCATGAAAGAAACCACTTTTCAGTATCATTTGGCCATATGCACGGGATAAACTGTTAAGTATATTCCTGGCAAGAGGAGATATAAATTCTAGTGTCATTATATTTCAAAATGCAAGCCAATATAgcaagaaaaaaaggaaatgaGGTTTGTAGAACATAATAGCTATCATCAAGACACCATAGTCTCTAAAGATGATGAAGGAGCTTACTGCTTTGCTGCCTCTGCAACCTTACCATGAGGATTTATCCCTCTTCTAGCCATCTCATCTCCAAGGCTCAGGATCGGAATCCCATTAATGTATTCCATCACCAGAACCTTCCTGAGAGAATCACGGTAGTTCATATGTTAAACGTTTGCTAATCATCcaaatcaaacatttttttttttacaaaatcttaGAATGATATCGAGTCTGCTAGAAACCCATGAATTCTTGAAAATGGCTTTATCAAGATAACCAATAACGTATATGATTTGTGAAAGTAAGAACACTTACTTAGTCACCGTATCTCGCAGAACCCTTGGAACTATAACAGGAGACTTCTTGTTGTTCTCATGTAGAAAATGTCGAATTCTTTCCATTGCATTAGCCTCTCTTTTGAAGTCAAATTCATAACCAATCttgaaaacacacacacatagaTGATGTTCTTGTAACTTGGACCAAAGAAGTCTTAACAAGGTATGTTAACAATCTGATAAGTTACCTGTGTCTCCATTTCCTTTGTTATAGAGTACAGGTCAAATTTGATATCTGTTCTCTGCACGTATAAGGCGAATAGTTGCAAGTTTCTTATATCTGTCATCATCAACCTCTCGATGCCAGGATGTTGAACCTAAACAAGTTGGGTATCAAATTAAAATCTAATGAACAAATTTTAGTTGTCCCACAGTAATGCTCACCTTTACAACAACATCCATCTTGTTACCCTTGACTCTTGCTTTGTGAACCTAACAAGAGAAACAGTATCACCATCGACAAGCTTCGGATTCACCAAACCAACCATACTCATCTAAATCAAAAAGTATCCAAGAAAACCTGAGCAATAGAAGCGGAGCCAAGAGGCTTTTCATCAAATGTTTCGAAGATTTCATCAATGGTTTGACCTAACTCCTTCTCCAGAACACGTTGAACCGCATCGAATGGCGTCGCGGGAGCTTGATCACACAATGTGACAAGCTTTCTCACCCACGCAGCTGGAGCCATGTCAGGTTTTGCTAAAAGTTGAGCAATCTATTCATAGAAcacgaaacaaaaaaaaaacaatgtacgCATTAAATTCAATAATGCCAAAACACAAACAACCAGTTGATCTACTACAAGAAAGAAGAATCTGACAACAAAAACGTTTTAAAAAACCTACCTTAAGGAAGAATCCACCAAGATCAGAACACATAAAGTAGATTTTGTCAGCAGCTTGCTCGTGTTGGCTCTCCCACATTTGCTCCTGTTTCTTCGCATCTTTCAACAAACTCACTCGAAGTTGGCACACCTGAAACAGAGCAGAAGCCCAATCTcagaagaattaaaaaaaaaaaaaagagagagagagagaaagctttagttaaatgataaaaagaagaaaagaaatacCATCGAAGAGAGACCTTGTAACCAGTGTAGATATTGGTAGCTCGAACCCAGAATTGAAAGGATCGTTGCCATGGACGGAAGCTGTCGGAGATCTTCTCCTGAATCTCTTTGAAATCGAACCCGTTCATTTTTTTTCGCGAACGGATGGATTGGGTTTATCTCAATTTTCTGAGGGTAGGTTTTAATTAAGGGACATATCGAGTAAGAAAGCTTTGCCAGGAAGCGATGGCTACAAGAGGCCAATAGAGCACGATGAAAGCGATCCTGGGAAAAAGGACAGAACAATGCTTCCGTTCCTTTTTTGACTTATCCGAATACAGTCAGACTTTAACTCTAATCGGTACGTAAAACAAATTGTTAGAATATTGGAGAAAGATTACAGCATTTAAACCCATCAAATACAAAATTTGGTCCACTCTCAACAAGGTAAATAGAAGACAGCTAGGACAGGAAACAAGAAACTAGAACTAGAGTTTatctttgatattttatttttgccgGAAACTTGATCAAATACAAAATTTGGTCCACGCTCAACAAGGTAAACCCATCGATATATATGATGAATATAGCACAAGATTAAACAAAATGCTGCATTACGTTGTAGTGTAAGGCAGGTTAAGGACGAAAATGCGACCAGTGTCAAGAATTTCATCACTGTTAGATTTCATTGGTTGGGCCATTGTTTGATCGGAAAACGGTACTAAACGATGAGACGTTTAGTTTTAGATGTAGGTTAAGCAAAGACGTCTTATAGATAGTTGGAAAAGCGTTTGATCGGTTACAAGGAAAGGAGATGCGTAAAAGAAAGGAAAACCAGAGCTCGAAAAGTTTTGCTGGAAAGATACAATACGGCAAGAGAGTAAAAGTAAAACCCTAATCTAGCTGCCGAATATGTGTGAGTGATTTCGGATCCTCTTTACATTGCACTCCTTTCTCATTATATAGTCGACTTGGTGCTCTTCCGTGACTTAGCTTGCGTCGTCTTCACGGGCTTTTAACTCGTTGGACCGAAAAGTCCAAGTTGTTTCGGGGAGCCGTTAAGCCACATGCGTTTAGTCTATCGTGCGATCGACTAAAAGTACCTTCGGATCGCGCCGAGGAGTCGGTGCTCTGAGCCGCAGAGCCGAACTGTCGCTATGTCGTCGTGGGCCGGGTCATCTATTATTCGGGCCTTGAGGGATGGTCAAATCCATCCTATACAGCGATCTCGCAATCGGCTTCTACCTCCATTGTATCACTAGTATCAGTTTCATCATTACTGGTCCGACAGATTTTTCTTTATCTTACTCTTGAAGTATTCCATAATAGCACTGTTCTTTTCTGTGACGCTGCGATCAGAGTTAGCGTCCAGAAACAACAACTATTCCCATGGCAAATTCACGGCTGATGGGAAAAAACTGCTTCTTTTTTTAGCCGCTGAGGCCAATAAAAATGGATAAATCTGACGCTGGAAATAGCAGCGTTGGCGTCTCTGCATTTTGTGTCTTCGGAATTTGTTGGCGGCtgatgtttttttcaaaacacGTTCAGTTTGCCTCCGTcgtatatttattttgatgcaCCACCCATGGCAACGTCTTATAAAAGAACAGGGCTATCATCACCAAGAGCAACAATGTTTTAGCTTTGTTACGCATAGCACCAATGGAAATTACTGGCGAGACCTTCTCTTTGCGAGGAATAAACATGTTATTTGACCAGAATTTCCGCTTATCCTCAAGCAATTCTTGGAGCCGAGGATCATCACCCTCTGGTTTCTTCTTAATCTTTATGGTTCCTTGAGCATAATTAGCATCAGAAGTTTTATCACCATTCTCATTAAATTTCCCTTCTTTCTCGAGTGAATCAAAACTACTCGGAGGGTTCGCAACCTATAAAGCCAAAGGAGTAGTCTAAATCAGATTCAAACTACTAACACAACTGAAACGGAGTCTCAAGTTTTTAAGTGAAAACCTCAACAGATATTCGCAAAGTGTCAATATAAGTCTTGTTTAAATAAGTGATAGCCtcttgagcttcttcttctttacggAATCCAATAAAAGCAAACTGCCTACTTCTGCCATCACTGCAAAGCAAAAAAACGATACTAGTGACTCAAAACTAGACTCAAATTGAATAATATACTAGTAGTGTACCTAAAACGCATCAATTTCACGTCTGTTATTTCTCTTTTTGTTGAGAAGACACCTCGAAGTCCATCTTCTGTTATATATTTGGAAAACCCTTAACGATTATCCTCGACATGGAATTCTTTCATATCAGGGCTAAAGGTTAACTTTCTGACATTGATTTGTTTTATGCAAACCCTTAAAGAAAAATGTCCCGGGAAACAAATACTTACATTCTTTGGCAGAACTTGTCCTGGGAGCTCTTTTTATAGGAGTTTTCAAGTCAGCGAAGAAGAAGACTTGAggggttttaagttttttttttcttattccttCTGGACCCAGCCCTCTATTGAATCGGGCCAAGCCCATGCTTCACAGCAAAAAACGTTTTTATCTAAGTTGGGTTTTGCATAAGGTTTGTGTGGACCTATCTTCCTATCATACTAGGGTCGGCGCGCCCTAAGGACggaaagttagaaaaaaaaaatattttatatgaatttacattaattttatgaagcactttttaaaaatattgtagattaaaaatgatattataaacaaaataaataaatagaattcGGAGATCatgttgttatttttaataaatgtttttggACTGAATTAAAATGACAGTAACCTTC includes the following:
- the LOC103848789 gene encoding uncharacterized protein slr0889 isoform X2 — encoded protein: MATILSILGSSYQYLHWLQGLSSMVCQLRVSLLKDAKKQEQMWESQHEQAADKIYFMCSDLGGFFLKIAQLLAKPDMAPAAWVRKLVTLCDQAPATPFDAVQRVLEKELGQTIDEIFETFDEKPLGSASIAQVHKARVKGNKMDVVVKVQHPGIERLMMTDIRNLQLFALYVQRTDIKFDLYSITKEMETQIGYEFDFKREANAMERIRHFLHENNKKSPVIVPRVLRDTVTKKVLVMEYINGIPILSLGDEMARRGINPHGKVAEAAKQNILNSLSRAYGQMILKSGFFHADPHPGNILICNGPEVALLDYGQVKELPDNLRLGYANLVIDIADNNASRVAQSFRELGLHTVAKCENEQQELLRLAQTLFDTKMPAGQTVLQPFADDSSIKKIAVEAFPEELFSVLRTVVLLRGLSVGMGVNYSCAEQWRSMAEEALLASGRLTRDVKGTSRRRASLRSLRAGR
- the LOC103848789 gene encoding uncharacterized protein slr0889 isoform X1; the encoded protein is MNGFDFKEIQEKISDSFRPWQRSFQFWVRATNIYTGYKVCQLRVSLLKDAKKQEQMWESQHEQAADKIYFMCSDLGGFFLKIAQLLAKPDMAPAAWVRKLVTLCDQAPATPFDAVQRVLEKELGQTIDEIFETFDEKPLGSASIAQVHKARVKGNKMDVVVKVQHPGIERLMMTDIRNLQLFALYVQRTDIKFDLYSITKEMETQIGYEFDFKREANAMERIRHFLHENNKKSPVIVPRVLRDTVTKKVLVMEYINGIPILSLGDEMARRGINPHGKVAEAAKQNILNSLSRAYGQMILKSGFFHADPHPGNILICNGPEVALLDYGQVKELPDNLRLGYANLVIDIADNNASRVAQSFRELGLHTVAKCENEQQELLRLAQTLFDTKMPAGQTVLQPFADDSSIKKIAVEAFPEELFSVLRTVVLLRGLSVGMGVNYSCAEQWRSMAEEALLASGRLTRDVKGTSRRRASLRSLRAGR